Proteins co-encoded in one Cytophaga hutchinsonii ATCC 33406 genomic window:
- a CDS encoding TerB family tellurite resistance protein, giving the protein MGILSKLFGSKTVTESYEPKSEQEAWIGIMYASMHIDEHISDHELQEMFNLLEKQSMFKNKHVAEYYQPVMLADRKIGSYNLIDICAARIADNHKALLFELIMKLLLVDGKLKPKEKEIAEYLTKALHLEFDVAKQIVDDLLIAE; this is encoded by the coding sequence ATGGGAATTTTATCTAAACTATTCGGTTCAAAAACTGTTACAGAAAGTTACGAACCTAAAAGCGAACAGGAAGCATGGATCGGAATTATGTATGCAAGTATGCATATTGATGAACATATTTCTGATCATGAATTACAGGAAATGTTTAATCTGCTCGAAAAACAATCCATGTTTAAAAACAAACATGTTGCTGAATATTACCAGCCGGTTATGCTGGCAGACAGAAAAATAGGAAGCTACAACCTGATTGATATTTGTGCAGCGCGTATAGCAGACAATCACAAGGCATTACTATTTGAATTGATCATGAAGCTGCTGCTGGTAGATGGTAAGTTAAAACCAAAAGAAAAAGAGATTGCAGAATACCTTACAAAAGCACTTCATTTAGAATTTGACGTTGCTAAACAAATTGTAGATGATCTGCTCATAGCAGAATGA
- a CDS encoding TerB family tellurite resistance protein, which yields MTLKNVFKISVFNKLFKTSSSNFSYSPRSEQEAWIAIMYACMYIDGNIALSEIKKMFQLVEKHPLFTKKQVADYYQPAMLGHRKIGSYALIDTSTPLVAENNKPELFSMIMELLLADGILGNKEKKIARYLTESFNLEVIQVKKIISEMLGKR from the coding sequence ATGACACTAAAAAACGTATTTAAAATTTCCGTTTTTAACAAGCTCTTCAAAACATCATCTTCCAATTTCTCATACAGCCCCCGAAGCGAACAGGAAGCCTGGATCGCGATCATGTATGCGTGCATGTATATAGACGGAAATATTGCTCTTTCTGAAATAAAAAAAATGTTTCAGTTGGTAGAAAAGCATCCTTTGTTTACAAAAAAGCAGGTAGCAGATTATTATCAGCCTGCCATGCTTGGTCATAGAAAAATAGGAAGTTATGCACTTATAGATACCAGTACACCACTTGTAGCGGAAAATAATAAACCGGAATTATTTTCCATGATCATGGAATTACTTCTGGCAGATGGCATATTGGGAAACAAAGAAAAAAAAATTGCACGCTATCTTACTGAATCATTTAATTTAGAAGTAATACAAGTGAAAAAAATTATCAGTGAGATGCTTGGGAAAAGATAA
- the tnpA gene encoding IS200/IS605 family transposase: MSHALSKIWIHAIWSTKNRTELIEKHHEQHIYTFIKNQFNECGCYIKNINGMPDHIHCLFLLNTQKSISEVIKQIKGSSAHYINQNNLCYTTFSWQTGYAAYSVSESIVGKVDAYIQNQKTHHALKSFEQEYNSLIKIYHSAHGFNHGS; this comes from the coding sequence ATGTCACACGCATTAAGCAAAATATGGATTCATGCTATTTGGTCTACTAAAAACAGAACTGAACTTATTGAAAAACATCACGAACAACATATCTACACATTTATTAAAAATCAATTTAATGAATGTGGATGCTACATTAAAAATATAAACGGCATGCCGGATCACATACATTGTTTGTTTCTATTAAACACACAGAAGTCTATTTCAGAAGTAATCAAACAAATAAAAGGCAGCTCTGCCCATTACATCAATCAGAATAATTTATGCTACACAACATTTTCATGGCAAACTGGTTATGCTGCTTATTCCGTAAGTGAATCAATCGTAGGAAAGGTTGACGCCTATATTCAAAATCAAAAGACACATCATGCATTAAAATCGTTTGAGCAGGAATACAATTCGTTGATTAAAATATATCACTCAGCACATGGTTTTAACCATGGGTCCTGA
- a CDS encoding zinc-binding metallopeptidase family protein, with amino-acid sequence MKLFTCRHCNNTLYFENSICLSCQNPIGFDSTQLSMLTLQKNKHEAFYSDIQTKKTYKYCQNAQEATCNWLIPSASTSAFCVACELNRTIPPLTIAQNRERWHKIEIAKHRLVYSLLKLQLPIKKKINNSIEGIAFDFTADHHTKSVMTGHQSGLITINIKEADEAERAKHKYDLNEKYRTLLGHFRHEIGHYYWDVLIKNDPKLLKKFRELFGNETVNYEQSLRAYYNNPNKNTSNHYISIYATSHPWEDWAESWAHYMHLMDTVETAFNFGIQLDTESLSKRNITASKIIDPYEIKKFIDIFNMWVPLGFAVNGLSRSMGHPEFYPFVISEEIIEKLSFIHKLCKKHRMPEEKPDKEKKEPITEKEKQTLTAEQNQVQTQVQAQAQDTVSKESKPSLLASIFKTK; translated from the coding sequence ATGAAATTGTTTACCTGCAGACATTGCAATAATACCCTCTATTTTGAAAACAGCATCTGCCTGAGCTGTCAGAATCCCATTGGTTTTGATAGTACACAGCTTAGCATGCTTACGCTTCAAAAAAATAAACATGAAGCATTCTATTCTGATATACAAACAAAAAAAACATATAAATACTGTCAGAATGCTCAGGAAGCAACCTGCAACTGGTTAATTCCTTCTGCAAGTACGTCTGCATTCTGTGTAGCCTGCGAATTAAATAGAACCATCCCCCCCCTTACTATTGCTCAGAACAGAGAACGCTGGCATAAAATTGAGATTGCGAAGCACCGTCTGGTATATTCGCTCCTAAAACTTCAATTACCGATCAAAAAAAAGATCAATAACAGCATCGAAGGAATTGCCTTTGATTTTACAGCTGATCACCATACAAAAAGTGTAATGACAGGACATCAATCCGGCTTGATTACCATTAATATCAAGGAAGCGGATGAAGCCGAACGTGCAAAACACAAATACGATCTGAACGAAAAGTACCGTACACTTTTAGGACATTTTCGCCATGAAATCGGACACTATTACTGGGATGTTCTGATCAAAAACGATCCAAAGCTCTTAAAAAAATTCAGAGAGCTTTTTGGTAATGAAACTGTTAATTACGAACAATCACTTCGAGCATACTACAACAATCCGAATAAAAATACCAGCAACCATTATATCAGTATCTATGCCACCTCTCACCCATGGGAAGATTGGGCAGAGTCATGGGCGCATTATATGCACTTAATGGATACGGTTGAAACAGCTTTTAATTTTGGCATTCAGTTAGACACAGAATCGTTGAGCAAAAGAAATATTACCGCATCCAAAATAATTGACCCATACGAAATAAAAAAATTCATTGATATCTTCAATATGTGGGTACCGCTGGGTTTCGCTGTTAACGGACTTAGCAGAAGTATGGGCCATCCGGAATTCTACCCTTTTGTGATTTCTGAAGAAATTATCGAAAAACTTTCCTTCATTCATAAGCTTTGTAAAAAGCACCGCATGCCTGAAGAAAAACCGGATAAAGAGAAAAAAGAACCAATAACGGAAAAAGAAAAGCAAACGCTTACAGCAGAACAAAATCAGGTTCAAACGCAGGTACAAGCACAAGCACAGGATACCGTTTCTAAAGAATCAAAGCCTTCTCTGCTGGCTTCCATATTCAAAACCAAATAA
- a CDS encoding zinc-binding metallopeptidase family protein, with protein MKLYSCGNCGNSLYFENSLCLHCNHPVGFDSRQLSMVTLQKNEGTLTFSDVINHSPYKYCLNTQHGNCNWLIPADSPFTYCLACDLNRTIPPLENLENHARWSKIEFAKHRLIYSLLRLNLPVEKKINNSISGIAFDFMVDLSPDEKVMTGHDLGVITLNVDEADEAERTKHKLDLGEKYRTLLGHFRHEIGHYYWDLLIQNSPQLADFRRIFGDETYDYDQALLNYYSTVPAADWQNKFISVYASSHPWEDWAETWAHYMHLMDTLETAYFFGVSLNTVHLSKNSITTAITVDPYTVSDFTVLFNMWVPLTFAVNNLNRSMGYTDFYPFVISEKIVEKLSFIHEVCKVNRTVQ; from the coding sequence ATGAAACTATATTCCTGCGGAAATTGCGGTAACTCCCTATATTTTGAAAATAGTTTGTGCCTGCATTGTAACCACCCTGTAGGCTTTGACAGCCGCCAATTATCGATGGTTACCTTACAGAAAAATGAAGGCACGCTTACATTTTCAGACGTAATAAATCATAGCCCTTATAAATACTGCCTGAATACGCAGCACGGTAACTGCAACTGGCTTATTCCTGCTGATAGTCCGTTTACTTACTGCCTGGCATGTGACCTGAACAGAACCATACCACCTCTTGAAAATCTTGAAAACCATGCACGGTGGAGCAAAATAGAATTTGCAAAACATCGTCTGATCTATTCTTTACTGCGCCTTAATTTACCTGTAGAGAAAAAAATAAACAACAGTATTTCCGGTATAGCATTTGATTTCATGGTTGATCTTTCTCCGGACGAAAAGGTCATGACGGGACACGACTTAGGTGTAATCACCCTGAATGTAGATGAAGCGGATGAAGCCGAACGCACCAAACATAAACTTGACCTGGGAGAAAAATACAGAACACTGCTTGGCCATTTTCGCCATGAGATCGGACATTATTATTGGGATCTGCTCATTCAGAACAGTCCGCAGCTAGCAGATTTCAGAAGAATTTTCGGCGATGAAACATATGATTATGATCAGGCCTTACTCAATTATTACAGTACGGTTCCCGCAGCAGACTGGCAGAATAAATTCATCAGTGTGTATGCATCCTCTCACCCATGGGAAGATTGGGCCGAAACGTGGGCGCATTATATGCACTTAATGGATACACTTGAAACGGCTTATTTCTTTGGTGTTTCGTTGAATACCGTCCATCTGAGCAAAAACAGTATTACTACAGCCATCACCGTTGATCCTTATACCGTAAGTGATTTCACTGTATTGTTCAACATGTGGGTACCGCTAACGTTCGCGGTAAATAACCTGAACCGCAGCATGGGGTATACGGATTTTTATCCGTTTGTGATCTCTGAAAAAATAGTAGAAAAACTTTCTTTTATTCATGAAGTATGTAAGGTGAACAGAACGGTACAATAA
- a CDS encoding FAD/NAD(P)-binding protein, giving the protein MNTEKIIKRIALIGGGPGALYICKHFIDSKRTDIELYVFEKTDSLGAGMPYSAAGANTEHIANISANEIPELITPMQEWIHTVPLNILQTFDIDPLHFNEYKVLPRLLVGYYLSAQFRLLIDTGESMGIKIHVRLNHNVTDIQDKPETDTVCIENAEIGSEEFDACIICTGHFWPKTYEDNIQGYYDSPYPPSKLTYKMNHAVAIRGTSLTAIDAIRTLSRTHGHFKESNNGMLTYTISDDNPSFQMVLFSTSGMLPAIRIHTEEAQPSTHDLLTPEVVETNRAENNGFLSLNFVFEFAFKNPLKEKDPQFYACIQDMNMEAFVTYMMNQREQRDPFLLFEAEYKEAETSIQRKQPIYWKEMLAALSFTLNYPAKYFSAEDMKRLHDTLGELISIVIAFVPQGSAREILALHAANVLNIIKVDKNSHIEPQENGGIIYQYKTENDEPVASFYNTFIDAIGQKDLPLEKFPFKTLRKENTISQACLAFKDTKAAEQEIKKGNKNVHKKTDATYFMDVPGLAINDSFQVINDSGIANERIYIMAVPFISGYNPDYSGLDFCNKASHLISGHVLAAKTYNE; this is encoded by the coding sequence ATGAATACAGAAAAGATAATTAAACGAATAGCTCTTATTGGCGGCGGCCCGGGCGCCTTATACATTTGCAAGCATTTTATTGATTCGAAACGTACGGATATAGAACTGTACGTTTTTGAAAAAACAGATTCACTCGGTGCGGGCATGCCCTATAGTGCTGCAGGAGCAAACACCGAACATATTGCCAATATTTCTGCAAATGAAATTCCGGAACTTATAACTCCAATGCAGGAATGGATACATACGGTTCCGTTGAATATACTTCAAACATTCGATATTGATCCGTTGCACTTTAATGAATATAAAGTATTGCCGCGCTTATTGGTAGGCTACTATTTATCTGCCCAATTTAGGCTCCTGATAGATACCGGAGAAAGTATGGGCATAAAGATACATGTCCGTTTAAATCACAATGTAACAGACATTCAGGATAAACCTGAAACAGATACCGTTTGTATTGAAAACGCAGAAATTGGTTCTGAAGAATTTGATGCCTGCATCATTTGCACGGGTCATTTTTGGCCCAAAACATACGAAGATAACATTCAGGGATACTACGACTCTCCTTACCCCCCATCGAAACTGACATATAAAATGAACCATGCTGTAGCGATACGTGGAACATCTCTGACTGCTATTGATGCGATACGGACGCTTTCACGCACGCACGGGCATTTCAAAGAAAGTAACAATGGAATGCTTACTTACACAATCAGTGACGATAATCCTTCTTTCCAGATGGTTTTATTTTCAACAAGCGGTATGCTTCCTGCCATACGCATTCATACAGAAGAAGCGCAGCCATCAACGCATGATCTGCTCACTCCGGAAGTTGTAGAAACCAACAGAGCAGAGAACAACGGCTTCTTATCATTGAATTTTGTTTTTGAATTCGCTTTCAAAAATCCGCTTAAAGAAAAAGATCCGCAATTCTATGCCTGTATTCAAGATATGAATATGGAGGCTTTTGTAACCTATATGATGAACCAACGGGAACAGAGAGACCCGTTTTTACTTTTTGAGGCAGAATATAAAGAAGCTGAAACATCTATCCAACGGAAACAACCTATTTACTGGAAAGAAATGCTGGCTGCCTTAAGCTTCACATTGAATTATCCGGCAAAGTATTTTTCTGCAGAAGACATGAAGCGTCTTCATGATACACTTGGTGAATTAATCTCCATCGTGATTGCATTTGTGCCCCAAGGTTCTGCCAGAGAAATACTGGCACTGCATGCAGCTAATGTACTCAACATTATTAAGGTAGATAAAAACAGCCACATTGAGCCTCAGGAAAACGGCGGTATCATTTATCAGTATAAAACTGAAAACGATGAACCGGTTGCGTCATTTTACAATACCTTTATAGATGCTATCGGTCAAAAAGATTTACCGCTGGAAAAATTTCCGTTCAAAACACTTCGTAAGGAAAACACAATCAGTCAGGCATGCTTAGCATTTAAAGATACTAAAGCAGCTGAGCAGGAAATAAAAAAAGGAAATAAGAACGTACACAAAAAAACGGACGCCACCTATTTTATGGATGTACCGGGTCTTGCAATCAACGATAGTTTTCAGGTAATAAACGATTCAGGAATTGCAAATGAACGCATTTACATTATGGCTGTCCCGTTTATTTCAGGTTATAATCCAGATTACTCCGGATTGGATTTCTGTAATAAGGCTTCACACTTGATCAGCGGACACGTGCTTGCTGCAAAAACATATAACGAATAA
- the map gene encoding type I methionyl aminopeptidase, with protein MSITTEAELDGMKKVSEAVAYTLKEMRNYAQPGLTTKQLDDFGGKILMDLGAKSAPYETYGFPGFTCISTNKEFCHGIPSDKKILHEGDLINIDVSAELNGFWSDNGASFVLGKDVNNHQKLIDASRHVLRKAIDHITGGVRISDIGFLMETEAKKHGFKVIKNLTGHGVGRSLHEEPSEIANYRDPFNRKRFTKNSVVAIETFIATASTYAETLEDGWTMVGNRGGFMAQHEHTIVVTDGKPVVLTAMNEIW; from the coding sequence ATGTCGATAACAACAGAAGCCGAATTAGACGGAATGAAAAAGGTAAGCGAAGCCGTAGCCTACACATTAAAAGAGATGCGTAATTATGCGCAGCCGGGCCTCACTACAAAACAACTCGATGATTTTGGAGGGAAGATCCTGATGGACCTTGGAGCAAAATCTGCTCCGTATGAAACATACGGTTTTCCTGGTTTTACATGCATCAGTACCAATAAAGAATTCTGTCATGGTATACCATCCGATAAAAAAATACTTCATGAAGGTGATCTGATCAACATAGATGTATCTGCAGAGCTGAATGGTTTTTGGTCAGATAATGGTGCATCTTTTGTGTTAGGTAAAGATGTAAACAATCATCAAAAACTTATTGATGCATCCAGGCACGTATTGCGTAAAGCAATTGATCATATAACAGGCGGTGTGCGAATCTCGGATATTGGTTTTTTAATGGAAACCGAAGCAAAGAAACACGGTTTTAAAGTAATTAAAAATCTTACCGGACATGGTGTCGGCAGAAGCCTGCATGAAGAACCTAGTGAAATAGCCAATTACAGAGATCCCTTTAACCGCAAACGCTTTACTAAAAATTCTGTTGTTGCCATTGAAACATTTATTGCAACAGCATCAACCTATGCTGAAACACTTGAAGACGGCTGGACAATGGTTGGAAACAGAGGAGGCTTTATGGCACAGCACGAACATACCATTGTTGTTACAGACGGTAAGCCGGTTGTATTAACAGCAATGAATGAAATTTGGTAA
- a CDS encoding leucine-rich repeat domain-containing protein: MLQSFSMLKLTSLFILIPVFILGFFLLSQAQNPMKYTYLFRNVILSKSKNFELAPVLRGRVYYPRYFYIPALNQYMVYSDLDETGPFKIYEHTSKSEGKAYALLDDKGTNVITFETPLRFSYRSGCFYGPHTYIPFLETGKTDTLRYHQIHNEKLDLGSKAFEKLFMELYATSEYIEFINLRASRDDIHQAAVIFKRGGKVEILLSGLRDSRMICNYQEDRTINNFDDYYTPDIRNKENFPQSSAAIEMIPLVTENTNPFVYWRTGFNQTFHMKRYRKEYSSGWQGIMKVGVIPVYVPGESSGTVYINFKTNGELFKIKILDVEKADYIPAYHLGLRTFELPANIRTKNSLVFMESVQNSGDNRLGGGVFVVRTATTSNPSDDIPSDMTEKEFSALPLTLQVALLDPEHTTSLKIYAENCNEWIPEIERLKNLEHLEMTTGMTEIPDAITTFTKLQSLSITYGNIHTVSPKIAELTALINIDLFSNKLTEFPHVFLEMEQLERLKIGANPIPSLPEDIDRLKNLTYLSLTLTNVTVLPKSMIGMEKLYIDNMGMENNVPDVYKQLFDYTKIKTFY; the protein is encoded by the coding sequence ATGCTACAATCCTTCTCCATGCTCAAACTAACAAGTCTTTTTATACTCATCCCCGTTTTTATATTGGGTTTCTTTCTGTTAAGTCAGGCACAGAACCCGATGAAGTATACCTACCTATTTCGAAATGTGATATTAAGCAAATCGAAAAATTTTGAACTCGCACCGGTGTTACGCGGACGGGTTTATTACCCGCGTTACTTCTATATTCCTGCTCTAAATCAATACATGGTCTATTCAGACTTAGATGAAACAGGGCCTTTTAAAATATATGAACATACCAGTAAATCCGAAGGCAAAGCATATGCACTGCTGGATGATAAAGGAACAAATGTTATTACATTTGAAACACCTTTACGTTTCTCCTACCGCAGCGGCTGTTTTTACGGGCCACACACCTATATTCCTTTTTTAGAAACAGGTAAAACAGATACACTTCGCTATCATCAGATCCATAATGAAAAACTGGACCTGGGCTCAAAAGCATTTGAAAAACTTTTTATGGAATTGTATGCAACGTCTGAATATATTGAGTTTATAAATCTCCGTGCCTCGCGCGACGACATCCATCAGGCAGCTGTAATTTTCAAACGTGGCGGTAAGGTTGAAATCCTGCTTTCCGGCTTACGCGATAGCCGCATGATCTGCAATTATCAGGAAGATCGTACCATCAATAACTTTGATGATTATTACACCCCGGATATACGTAACAAGGAAAACTTTCCGCAGTCATCGGCGGCAATCGAAATGATTCCGCTTGTAACCGAAAATACCAATCCCTTTGTTTACTGGAGAACAGGTTTCAATCAAACCTTTCACATGAAAAGATACCGAAAAGAATATTCTTCCGGCTGGCAGGGCATTATGAAAGTTGGAGTGATTCCGGTATATGTACCCGGTGAAAGTTCCGGTACGGTATATATAAACTTTAAAACGAACGGAGAACTCTTCAAAATTAAAATCCTGGATGTAGAAAAAGCAGATTACATTCCCGCCTATCATTTAGGGCTCCGCACCTTTGAACTCCCGGCAAATATTCGCACAAAAAACTCATTGGTATTTATGGAATCGGTTCAGAATTCAGGGGACAATCGCTTGGGCGGCGGTGTATTTGTTGTGCGCACGGCAACAACAAGCAATCCTTCTGACGATATTCCTTCAGATATGACAGAGAAAGAATTCAGCGCATTGCCTTTAACATTACAGGTTGCACTGCTTGATCCGGAACATACAACAAGTCTGAAAATATATGCAGAAAATTGTAACGAATGGATTCCTGAAATTGAACGTTTGAAAAATCTTGAACATTTGGAAATGACAACGGGCATGACTGAAATTCCAGATGCAATAACAACGTTTACCAAACTGCAATCGCTATCCATCACGTACGGAAACATTCATACCGTATCTCCTAAAATAGCCGAGCTCACCGCGCTTATAAACATTGACCTGTTTTCAAATAAGCTAACAGAATTTCCACACGTATTTTTAGAAATGGAACAATTGGAACGATTAAAGATCGGCGCTAACCCTATCCCTTCATTACCGGAAGACATTGACCGGTTAAAAAACTTAACGTATCTAAGTCTTACGTTAACCAATGTCACTGTCTTACCGAAATCCATGATCGGAATGGAAAAGCTATACATAGACAATATGGGAATGGAAAATAACGTGCCGGATGTATATAAGCAGTTGTTTGACTATACAAAAATCAAAACATTTTATTAA
- a CDS encoding O-acetyl-ADP-ribose deacetylase: protein MIEVIKGDITTVEVDAIVNAANTSLLGGGGVDGAIHRAGGKEILEDCRKIIARQGSCKTGEAVITTAGKLPAKFVIHTVGPVWNGGNKNESDKLADCYFNALKLAVENDCVSIAFPGISTGIYRFPKTMAAHIAVKTTVDFLAGTDKIKQVLFVCFDDEYEMLIKTELDLYNRSHSR, encoded by the coding sequence ATGATCGAAGTTATTAAAGGAGATATTACGACCGTAGAAGTTGATGCCATCGTAAATGCAGCAAATACTTCTTTATTAGGCGGAGGTGGTGTTGATGGTGCGATACACCGGGCTGGCGGAAAAGAAATTTTAGAAGATTGCAGGAAAATTATTGCCCGGCAGGGTAGTTGTAAAACAGGCGAGGCTGTCATTACAACGGCAGGAAAATTACCTGCAAAATTTGTAATACATACCGTTGGGCCTGTTTGGAATGGCGGTAATAAAAATGAATCCGATAAACTTGCAGATTGTTATTTTAATGCCTTAAAACTGGCTGTTGAAAACGATTGTGTATCCATTGCTTTCCCAGGCATCAGTACGGGAATATATAGATTCCCCAAAACTATGGCAGCCCATATTGCCGTGAAAACAACAGTTGATTTTTTAGCCGGTACAGATAAGATTAAACAGGTGCTGTTTGTATGTTTTGATGATGAATACGAAATGCTTATAAAAACAGAACTGGATCTCTATAACCGGTCACATAGCCGTTGA
- a CDS encoding tetratricopeptide repeat protein, translating into MKKYTTYKKIEEPYFNFSELLGFPILPICAIAFLSFGMLFFFGLIPMLVANGIIAVFLTAAYHGLKNASPNGSRNATHTGLFDLLSLLTSFLVILAVILITNVGAYIIVTFQQTGVFYDIYFYIWLFVVLAIPVIYFVVLELKYQFDQYYQAAHFTTLPLTIIHDYELLTCAESVTFLNTKKKFMTHVSVTERNHLEHIGKLANLSVSERNKYLYQPVFNETIHIPIGTDRLQISWYSVIEDAYYKDEINFPFEKLAYEENKYPTNIPKFLRGQKTDRVTLSILKGGKIQLFNKHTDIIDRVTLKSMDAAAEARTDLQHAAAAIYGKKELSAQSNKIRQSNEIDARAELADYRCSWQITGTGLEGHNIEIKDVRNNYTTSKAIPFNTFEERRLPVFFEIDYHKISWVNIHVDAEKLYSLIQTFGTVKPTLTFDFQLDPENGDATMRLKLNDAFVPFTAWEKEVNEYRLKDVKETLSEKKDFIVKNNFLKNIYEAIVEKAYTKAEQLCKEALEQYPYFPMIYFYEARLLWYAQGFEASYAQENYFLDKTKTEPYAFAQIYNHYGCLYDEEKRYTEALARFEKAYAAYPQQLFYLVNMAEIHYKMKDARQALHYAEECIKKQFTTDMVAEIIANKGVLV; encoded by the coding sequence TTGAAAAAGTATACTACTTATAAAAAAATAGAAGAGCCATATTTTAATTTTTCTGAATTACTTGGTTTTCCTATACTGCCGATCTGCGCAATCGCTTTTCTCTCTTTCGGTATGTTGTTTTTCTTCGGGCTCATTCCGATGCTTGTCGCAAATGGAATCATTGCAGTTTTTTTGACAGCTGCTTATCACGGATTAAAAAATGCTTCTCCAAACGGATCGCGGAATGCAACACATACCGGCCTGTTTGATCTGCTCTCGCTGCTTACGTCTTTTTTAGTAATTCTGGCTGTGATCCTGATTACAAATGTTGGAGCATACATTATTGTTACGTTTCAGCAGACAGGTGTTTTTTATGATATCTATTTTTACATCTGGCTGTTTGTTGTGCTGGCAATTCCGGTTATTTATTTTGTGGTGCTGGAGCTGAAGTATCAGTTTGATCAATATTACCAGGCAGCCCATTTTACAACGCTTCCGCTAACTATTATACACGATTATGAACTGCTGACCTGTGCTGAATCTGTTACCTTTCTGAATACGAAAAAGAAATTCATGACTCATGTGTCTGTCACAGAACGTAACCATCTGGAGCATATAGGAAAGCTGGCTAACCTGTCTGTATCAGAACGGAATAAATATCTGTATCAACCTGTATTCAATGAAACCATTCATATACCTATAGGTACAGACCGGTTACAGATTTCCTGGTATTCTGTTATAGAAGATGCATATTACAAAGACGAAATTAATTTTCCATTTGAGAAACTGGCATATGAAGAAAATAAATATCCGACAAACATTCCTAAATTTCTTCGCGGGCAAAAAACAGACCGGGTAACACTTTCCATATTAAAAGGAGGAAAGATACAGCTGTTTAATAAACATACGGATATTATTGACCGGGTTACCTTAAAATCAATGGATGCAGCTGCTGAAGCAAGAACGGATCTGCAGCATGCAGCTGCTGCCATATACGGAAAAAAAGAGCTATCTGCACAATCCAATAAGATCAGACAATCCAATGAAATCGATGCACGTGCGGAGCTGGCTGATTATCGCTGCAGCTGGCAAATTACCGGTACCGGATTGGAGGGACATAACATAGAAATCAAAGACGTTCGCAATAATTATACAACCAGTAAGGCCATTCCATTTAATACGTTTGAAGAAAGAAGACTGCCTGTTTTTTTTGAAATAGATTATCACAAAATCAGCTGGGTAAATATTCATGTTGATGCGGAAAAATTATACAGTCTGATACAGACATTTGGTACTGTTAAACCAACGCTCACTTTTGATTTTCAACTCGATCCTGAAAACGGTGATGCAACAATGCGTCTTAAACTTAATGATGCTTTTGTTCCTTTTACCGCCTGGGAAAAAGAAGTTAATGAATACCGGTTGAAAGATGTTAAAGAAACGCTTTCAGAAAAAAAAGATTTTATAGTTAAAAATAATTTCCTGAAAAATATTTACGAAGCCATTGTTGAAAAAGCATATACAAAAGCTGAACAGCTTTGTAAAGAAGCGCTGGAACAATATCCGTACTTTCCGATGATTTATTTTTATGAAGCACGCTTGCTTTGGTATGCACAGGGATTTGAAGCTTCGTATGCACAGGAAAATTATTTCCTTGATAAAACGAAAACAGAACCATATGCTTTTGCTCAGATTTATAATCATTATGGTTGTTTATATGATGAGGAAAAACGCTATACTGAAGCACTTGCGCGTTTTGAAAAAGCCTATGCTGCTTATCCGCAGCAATTGTTTTACCTGGTAAACATGGCAGAGATCCATTATAAAATGAAAGATGCACGTCAAGCTTTGCATTATGCAGAAGAATGCATAAAAAAACAATTTACAACGGATATGGTTGCTGAGATTATTGCAAATAAAGGGGTGCTGGTTTAA